The following proteins are co-located in the Chryseobacterium daecheongense genome:
- the metK gene encoding methionine adenosyltransferase: MSYLFTSESVSEGHPDKIADQISDALIDHFLAYDKSSKVACETLVTTGQVVLAGEVKSDAYLDVQTIAREVINGIGYTKGEYMFNGDSCGVISAIHEQSPDINQGVDRKVADGTFESKANAQGAGDQGMMFGYATNETANYMPLALDLAHTILKELSAVRRENKEITYLRPDAKSQVTIEYSDDHKPVRIDSIVVSTQHDDFGSEEEMLNKIREDIKNILIPRVVAQQPEEIKALFNDQIKYHINPTGKFVIGGPHGDTGLTGRKIIVDTYGGKGAHGGGAFSGKDPSKVDRSAAYATRHIAKNLVAAGVADEVLVQVSYAIGVAEPCGLYINTYGTSKVDLHDGEIAKKVSAIFDLRPYAIEENLKLRNPIYQETASYGHMGKEHYIADKTFNKGHKNELTLKDLEFFTWEKLDKVEEIKTAFGI; the protein is encoded by the coding sequence TTTCAGAAGGGCATCCTGATAAAATTGCGGATCAGATTTCTGACGCTTTGATTGATCATTTTCTAGCATACGATAAATCCTCAAAAGTAGCGTGTGAAACACTTGTTACTACCGGACAGGTAGTATTGGCAGGAGAGGTTAAGTCGGATGCTTATCTTGATGTTCAGACCATTGCCAGAGAGGTAATCAATGGAATAGGTTATACAAAAGGAGAGTATATGTTCAATGGAGACTCTTGCGGGGTAATCTCTGCGATCCATGAGCAATCACCGGATATCAATCAGGGGGTTGATAGAAAAGTAGCAGATGGGACTTTTGAAAGCAAGGCTAATGCACAAGGTGCAGGAGACCAGGGAATGATGTTTGGTTATGCTACTAATGAGACCGCTAATTATATGCCTTTGGCACTTGACCTTGCACATACTATTCTAAAAGAGCTTTCTGCAGTAAGAAGAGAAAATAAAGAAATTACTTATTTACGTCCTGATGCGAAAAGCCAGGTTACTATTGAATATTCTGACGATCATAAACCGGTAAGAATTGATTCTATCGTAGTATCTACTCAACATGATGACTTTGGATCCGAAGAAGAAATGTTGAACAAGATCCGTGAGGATATCAAAAATATCCTGATCCCAAGAGTAGTGGCTCAACAGCCGGAGGAAATCAAAGCTTTATTCAACGATCAGATCAAATATCACATCAATCCTACCGGGAAATTTGTAATCGGTGGTCCTCATGGTGATACCGGTCTTACAGGTAGAAAGATCATTGTGGATACATACGGTGGAAAAGGAGCTCACGGAGGTGGGGCATTTTCCGGAAAAGACCCTTCAAAAGTAGACAGAAGTGCTGCTTACGCAACAAGGCATATTGCTAAAAACCTTGTAGCTGCAGGTGTTGCAGATGAAGTATTGGTGCAGGTTTCTTATGCAATTGGTGTTGCTGAGCCTTGTGGTCTGTATATCAACACATATGGGACTTCAAAAGTAGATCTTCATGATGGGGAAATTGCGAAGAAAGTTTCTGCAATTTTCGATCTGAGACCTTACGCAATTGAAGAAAATCTGAAATTAAGAAACCCTATTTATCAGGAAACAGCTTCTTACGGGCATATGGGTAAAGAACACTACATTGCTGATAAAACGTTTAATAAAGGTCATAAAAATGAGCTTACGCTTAAAGACCTGGAATTCTTCACCTGGGAGAAATTAGACAAAGTAGAAGAGATTAAAACAGCATTTGGTATTTAA
- a CDS encoding YjjG family noncanonical pyrimidine nucleotidase encodes MKIQHIFFDLDNTLWDHRKNAYLTIRDLFEKQEITLKYNIDFEEFHEVYHEINESLWEKIRDGIIGKEYLRKHRFLNTFKHFGVEDEQLSDYFEEHFLDKILNHNELVEGALYVLDYLKSKEYTMHIISNGFKEVTERKCILSGIDHYFNTITSADAVGVRKPNPEIFEYSLGRAHANKEESILIGDDWIADAVGAMNFGMDVIFFDVLNENRTEENVKTIKHLLQIKEYL; translated from the coding sequence ATGAAAATTCAGCACATTTTTTTTGACCTGGACAATACGCTTTGGGATCATCGCAAGAACGCTTACCTTACCATCAGGGATCTTTTCGAAAAGCAGGAAATAACACTCAAATACAATATAGATTTCGAGGAATTTCATGAAGTGTATCATGAAATCAATGAGAGCTTATGGGAAAAAATCAGAGACGGCATAATAGGTAAAGAATATTTAAGAAAACACCGTTTTCTTAATACTTTTAAACATTTTGGAGTTGAAGATGAGCAGTTGTCAGATTATTTTGAAGAACACTTTCTGGATAAAATTCTTAATCACAATGAACTGGTAGAGGGAGCTTTGTATGTTCTTGATTATCTAAAATCAAAAGAATATACAATGCACATTATTTCCAATGGCTTTAAGGAAGTCACGGAAAGAAAATGTATACTTTCAGGGATTGATCATTATTTTAATACGATCACCAGTGCTGATGCAGTGGGGGTGAGGAAACCTAATCCTGAAATTTTTGAGTATTCTTTAGGTCGTGCACACGCGAATAAGGAAGAAAGTATCTTGATAGGGGATGATTGGATTGCAGATGCGGTAGGAGCCATGAATTTTGGAATGGATGTTATTTTCTTTGATGTCCTGAACGAAAACCGGACAGAAGAAAATGTAAAGACCATTAAGCATCTTCTTCAAATCAAAGAATATCTTTAA
- a CDS encoding PepSY-like domain-containing protein: protein MKSLKKITSLLTFILVLSAGFIFAQDRAISPNQLPVTAKKFLAGNFKGIAVGSVIEDREIYGVDEYKVYLSNGVKIEFDSQGNWKEVDGKHQKLPYGFIPAGIRNYVVKSFPNTSIIKIEKERWSYKAELSNGVDLKFDKNGNFSKIDD from the coding sequence ATGAAAAGTTTAAAGAAAATCACCAGCTTACTAACCTTTATCTTAGTTTTATCAGCAGGTTTCATATTTGCACAGGATAGAGCAATCAGTCCCAATCAATTACCTGTTACTGCAAAGAAGTTTCTGGCAGGAAATTTTAAAGGTATTGCAGTAGGTTCCGTTATAGAGGACCGTGAAATATATGGAGTAGACGAATACAAAGTATACCTTTCCAACGGTGTGAAAATAGAGTTTGACAGCCAGGGAAACTGGAAGGAAGTGGATGGTAAGCATCAGAAGCTCCCGTATGGCTTTATTCCTGCAGGTATAAGAAATTATGTGGTTAAAAGCTTTCCAAACACTTCGATTATAAAAATTGAAAAAGAAAGATGGTCTTATAAAGCTGAACTATCCAATGGCGTTGACCTGAAATTCGACAAAAATGGGAATTTTAGTAAGATTGATGACTAA
- a CDS encoding sigma-70 family RNA polymerase sigma factor has translation MKSKSDCVLISLYQKGDEGALSTLIHRHQRELFTFIFYKINDEDLANDVFQDTFMKIIVMLKEGRYNEEGKFILWAKRIAYNLIIDHFRLKSKNIKVSETTFETDEYSIFDLIREPSENIEDQLVTNQIQEDLLRMLQYLPQNQQEVIKLRFFDGLSFKEIADHTEMSINTTLGRVRYALINLRKIMEENNIILTR, from the coding sequence ATGAAATCAAAATCGGATTGCGTATTAATTTCCCTTTACCAAAAAGGAGACGAAGGAGCTTTATCAACTCTTATTCATCGTCATCAGAGAGAATTGTTTACATTCATTTTTTACAAAATTAATGATGAAGACCTAGCTAATGATGTTTTCCAGGATACATTCATGAAAATCATCGTGATGTTGAAAGAAGGACGTTATAACGAAGAAGGAAAATTTATTCTTTGGGCTAAAAGAATTGCCTATAATCTTATTATTGACCATTTCAGATTGAAATCGAAAAATATCAAGGTTTCGGAAACAACTTTTGAAACTGACGAATATTCTATTTTCGATTTAATCAGAGAGCCTTCAGAAAATATTGAAGATCAATTAGTGACTAATCAGATTCAGGAAGATTTATTGCGAATGCTGCAATACCTGCCTCAGAATCAGCAAGAGGTTATTAAGTTAAGATTTTTTGATGGGTTGAGCTTTAAAGAGATTGCAGATCACACGGAAATGAGCATTAACACTACATTGGGACGTGTAAGGTATGCGCTGATCAACCTGAGAAAAATCATGGAAGAGAATAATATTATCCTTACCAGATAA